The sequence CAATCACCCACTTTCCAGTCGGGGTGTTCAGTACAGGCACTCACCTACGCACTACTCACTACCAACTACAATAAAGCTTTATATAATACAATAAATGCCAGAACGATAACCAGTATAGAAAGTCCCAGCTCCAGCCAGAACGGTTTTGTTCTTAATGACATCTTACTCCCTATCCTTGCACCCATCATTGACCCTACAAGCACGAGTGCCGCAGGTAGCCAGCTAATATCACCGCGGTTCCAATATACAATTATAGCGGGAAGAGCAGTGAAGATAGTAGCGACCAATGATGTTGCTACTGCTTTGTGGATATCCAATTTCATCGCTCTTAGAAATGACGGGAAAAGAGAGCCACCACTGCCGCCTCGCATCCCTGCTATTAGATTCAAGAGGAATGAAAGCGGGATAATGCTCTTTGGGCTGGGATTGATTCGCTGATATAGACCTGGCGCGATTCTATCGAGATATATCCCCAATACGCTTATAATGGAAATGAGGACGAAAATAATCGCTAACGTTAATGATCTGACCAGACCCACAATAAATGCACCCGCAACGGACCCTAAAGCGCCGCCTGTGATTACATACACCGCAATCAGGCGATCTACAT comes from Methanophagales archaeon and encodes:
- a CDS encoding sulfite exporter TauE/SafE family protein, with the protein product MTQIVQFVILFGVGLIAGFMSGMFGIGGGSVRIPLLNLAGLHLLTAFAINLFVIPFSSSIGAITQRMNVDRLIAVYVITGGALGSVAGAFIVGLVRSLTLAIIFVLISIISVLGIYLDRIAPGLYQRINPSPKSIIPLSFLLNLIAGMRGGSGGSLFPSFLRAMKLDIHKAVATSLVATIFTALPAIIVYWNRGDISWLPAALVLVGSMMGARIGSKMSLRTKPFWLELGLSILVIVLAFIVLYKALL